The sequence ttttttttttttttttttttttttaattttagtttttttaattttttaggttttttttttttttttttttttattatagataataaaaaaaaaaaataataataattatagtaatcaaaaatattcaaactatattaatttaaattaatattcttAAAGAATAgtgtttcattttttattccaactttttatttttttattttttttttaaaaattttttttttttttttttgatttttaatttttaattttttttttcaaactaattttttattttttcataaatatataaaaaataataataataataataatataataataatataataatatataaagaaATATAACCAATAATatacattaaaaaaacaatatataaacaataaacaattaaaataaaaaaaaaaaattaaaatgacaAATACCAATAACTACGAtgaagaaaaagatgaagatggAGAAAATGATGacttattaaattatattataaatggattaatatttgatattgataaattagaaaaagagaTTATTGAATTACAAGAAACTAAAACATCCACAACTCCAGcttcaacaacaccaacttcaacaacaccaaGATCAAAATCCTCATCGGACTTACAACAATCAGAAtcccaccaacaacaacaacaacaaccacaaaatAAATCACAAACACCAAACTATaaagaagaattaaataatgttacaaatttaataatacaagAATTTGAACAATctaaaatttcatcattagcaaccaataataatattaataataataagaggATAACAATACCTGATAATCATTCAAATAATCCTGATAAACTATtagaaattcaattaattaataaaatatttgatatAAGTAAAGCATTTGAtggtaaatcaaataatttagtcTCCTCTTTTCAAAAttgtacaaataataataataataataataataacactgacaacaacaacaataacaatatttcaaataataataataataacaatgttCCGACATTACAACCactatcttttaataatagaaataatttaGTAAATGGTAATATTAGTAGCagcagtagtagtaatagtagtaataataatattggtagtagtaatagtaacaatGTAACAATAGGTAGTTTAAGggatttgaataaaattcaaccacaaagtttaaatgaatttggtgaatggaaatcattaattgatgaagaATTATCAGATCTCTATACATTggttaaagaattaaaacgTAAAATACCTTCAAATACTAGAACAACAAGTTCTAATAATATAACTGATTCTCCTGTggtatgtttatttttttttttttttttttttttttccagaaataataatcattcaTACTAactatatttcttttttcttttttttaataaaaaaatagtctAAAGGTagaaataaagatttatatttgtataataatacttttacaaacattttacaattaaaaaatgtaaacattatttatatttccaataataatcttttaataatattatttaattaacatttttattttatttttttaattataggATTTAGTATCAATGATCCAAAGTCCAATGTTCAAAGataatgaatataataaaCATAATATTGGTAGTGATTCatatagtagtaataataatagtaataataatttatcaaatcttAAAGATGATGGAACCTCAACAAATACAGCGGGTGGTGGTTcaccaaataaaaagagTGTAAAacaattagtattattattttcccCATAAAATGTAaacataataaaacaaaagataaaaataaaaacaaaaggaaagctatttattaaattatttttatttttatttttatttatttgattactttgatttttttttattttttttttttttattattgttttattttattttattttttttttatttttttttttattttttttaataattagatatagttatttttttaaaagattggaatgtattgattcattttttgTTTCATATTTTGACTAATACATTCAGCAATCCAAACTATATTTCTAATTTCTTGTTCTCTTAATTTAATGTAAGCGTAAAAGACACCATAACCATATTGATCTTCAAAAGCCATACGATTTAAGTGAACTTCATGTTCAAAGAATGAGTCTTCCAATGATTTCTCGTTGTTGACACCATCAGAGAAGAAATTACGATAGGTAGAGTAAACTTCGAGGATACCTCTAACTTGATCAACGTCTTCAGCTTTACCAAGTTTGCTAGTACCTTCTGGGTATAAAAGACCTAAGGATGGGTAAAGTTTTTCACGATCATCCTTTGAGAGTTCAGTTGCACCAAAACTATTGATTGTGATATTGATTGATCTACGATCTGCTTCaaactttaaaatatcaCTCATGATCAATTCAGTTTGACCACCGAGATATTTGCAATAGTTGTAAAAATCTTCTAAATAAGCTTTATATAAAgtatttctaataatttcaatattcaTTTCATCTAAATCTTCTTCTGATAAACAACCTTGAATGTATGGTGctataaaattttgaaaattaaatattaataacaatttgatttaattaaaattttatataaaaccATATGGTGGTTGATCTAACTTACCTAATGGTgtatcaattaaaacattattataAAGGTCAGCGACATTATGAACGACAGAGAGAGTGGCCATTGACTTGAATAAACCTAATGGGTGACATTTATCGACCAATTCAGAGATATCTCTTTCGTGGAGAGTACCAGTGATTAATAAAACGACGTTATCAATCATATAACCATATGAAATGAAATCCATAAAAGTTGAAAGTGGTTCGACTGCTTGATTTCTAATGTGGTTGAATTCACTTACTAATTTACCTGTTGCTTTCTCTGCAATGGTGGTTGTATGAATTGGTGATGGTTCACCTGCAAGGAAATCACCATAATCTGTTGAAATGAAATGCATTTTCATatctaaaaagaaaataaaaaaaaaaaaaaaaaaaaaaaaaacaaataattattttatttaattttatgtcatattatattatattattttatttatatagttttatatttttaaaaaatatataagaATTcgttagtttttatttttatttttatttttttttaaaaaatttttatttattttttatttatttttttatttcccaGTCACACCACCAcacaataatatttttttttttttaatgcgagaaagaaaaaaaaaaaaaaaaaaaaaaaaaaaaaaaaacaaataatatgaataaaattataatagtttACCTTCTAAATTATCGCATTGACATAAATTATTGTAATCGGCTCTTGAGAGGATACCTTTTTTGAAACCTCTTAAGATAGCTTCTAAATAACCATCATCTTTATTGAAAGTGAATAAACCACCATGTTTTCTACCACCAAATAAACCCATCTTTTAatgtttatatatatatgttgttgtttttgtttgtaTGAATTAAAGTTATTTATTgcttttttctctttctataataataataatgtacaattttaataaatatacaatattattctttttaaactatataaaaaaaaaaaaactttaatttagaaaaaaaaaaaaaaaagtccctaataaaaaaaaaaaaataataaaaataacgcaaaaagttttttttttttttttta comes from Dictyostelium discoideum AX4 chromosome 2 chromosome, whole genome shotgun sequence and encodes:
- the vatD-2 gene encoding vacuolar ATPase subunit DVA41 gives rise to the protein MGLFGGRKHGGLFTFNKDDGYLEAILRGFKKGILSRADYNNLCQCDNLEDMKMHFISTDYGDFLAGEPSPIHTTTIAEKATGKLVSEFNHIRNQAVEPLSTFMDFISYGYMIDNVVLLITGTLHERDISELVDKCHPLGLFKSMATLSVVHNVADLYNNVLIDTPLAPYIQGCLSEEDLDEMNIEIIRNTLYKAYLEDFYNYCKYLGGQTELIMSDILKFEADRRSINITINSFGATELSKDDREKLYPSLGLLYPEGTSKLGKAEDVDQVRGILEVYSTYRNFFSDGVNNEKSLEDSFFEHEVHLNRMAFEDQYGYGVFYAYIKLREQEIRNIVWIAECISQNMKQKMNQYIPIF